A single genomic interval of Streptomyces sp. 1222.5 harbors:
- a CDS encoding GNAT family N-acetyltransferase: protein MPTDLRLAHTADLEPRELRAVRALLDEAFDGDLSDEDFDHGLGGMHVLLYDGGGLAAHGSVVQRRVRHRGRWLRTGYVEAVAVRADVRRTGLGGRVTAELERVIARAYDLGALSASDEGAPLYTARGWQPWAGRVHALSPDGIVRLPEEEGGLYVRPALAGPLDPAGELVLDWRDGDVA from the coding sequence ATGCCGACCGACCTCCGTCTCGCGCACACCGCCGACCTGGAGCCCCGTGAACTGCGCGCCGTGCGCGCCCTGTTGGACGAGGCGTTCGACGGTGACCTCTCCGACGAGGACTTCGACCACGGGCTCGGCGGGATGCACGTGCTGCTGTACGACGGCGGCGGACTCGCCGCGCACGGCTCCGTCGTGCAGCGCCGTGTGCGGCACCGGGGGCGCTGGCTGCGCACCGGGTACGTGGAGGCCGTCGCCGTACGGGCCGATGTGCGGCGGACCGGGCTCGGCGGGCGGGTGACGGCCGAGCTGGAGCGGGTGATCGCCCGGGCCTACGACCTCGGCGCGCTGTCCGCGAGCGACGAGGGCGCCCCGCTGTACACCGCGCGCGGCTGGCAGCCGTGGGCCGGCCGCGTCCACGCCCTGTCCCCGGACGGGATCGTGCGCCTGCCGGAGGAGGAGGGCGGCCTGTACGTGCGGCCCGCGCTCGCCGGGCCCCTCGACCCTGCCGGCGAACTGGTCCTCGACTGGCGCGACGGCGACGTCGCCTGA